One window from the genome of Fulvivirga lutea encodes:
- the metG gene encoding methionine--tRNA ligase has product MKNKDFKRYTVTAALPYANGPVHIGHLAGVYVPSDIYVRYLRSKGEDVAFVCGSDEHGVAITLRAKKDGITPQQVVDKYHHMIKESFEKFGIDFDIYSRTSSKTHHETSSAIFKKMFDNGVFEEQTSSQYYDEENQQFLADRYIIGTCPNCKNENAYGDQCEKCGSSLSPSELINPRSALSGAAPVKKDTKHWYLPMNKYESWLKEWILEDHKEWKSNVYGQCKSWLDNGLMPRAMTRDLDWGVKVPVEGAEGKVLYVWFDAPIGYISATKEWAKAKGKDWEPYWKSNDTKLVHFIGKDNIVFHCIIFPTILKADGDFILPDNVPANEFLNLEGNKISTSKNWAVWLHEYLEEFPGKEDVLRYALCSNAPETKDNDFTWKDFQARNNNELVAILGNFINRALVLTHKYYNGKIPECGKLFDIDENVLQVLKEAPQKIEKSIKNFRFREAMAEFIDVARTGNKYLADTEPWKLIKEDEERVKTIMNIALQVVANLTIIGEPFLPKSMLKLGNMLNLETLKWNEAGKADILKNGHEINKAELLFEKIEDQVVEQQIQKLENTKKQNEMENAPANPAKEEIVFDDFMKMDLRVGTILEAESVPKSKKLLKLKVDTGLDKRTVLSGIAQHFSPEEVVGKQVTILINLAPRKIMGEESQGMILMAEDKDGKLQFMEPSGKVAPGSQIS; this is encoded by the coding sequence ATGAAGAATAAAGATTTCAAAAGATATACTGTAACAGCGGCACTTCCATACGCTAATGGTCCCGTTCATATTGGTCACTTGGCGGGCGTTTATGTACCATCAGATATTTATGTCAGGTATCTACGAAGCAAGGGAGAAGATGTGGCATTTGTTTGTGGTTCGGATGAACACGGTGTAGCCATAACTTTAAGGGCTAAAAAAGATGGAATTACACCACAGCAAGTAGTTGACAAGTATCATCACATGATTAAAGAGTCTTTTGAAAAATTTGGTATTGACTTCGATATCTATTCAAGAACTTCATCTAAAACACATCATGAAACATCATCGGCTATCTTTAAAAAGATGTTCGACAATGGGGTATTCGAAGAGCAAACCTCCTCGCAATATTATGATGAAGAAAATCAACAGTTTTTAGCTGACAGATATATTATTGGTACTTGCCCTAATTGTAAAAATGAGAACGCTTATGGCGATCAGTGCGAGAAATGCGGATCTTCTTTAAGTCCATCAGAATTAATTAACCCGCGCTCTGCTTTAAGTGGGGCTGCACCTGTTAAGAAGGATACAAAGCATTGGTACTTGCCAATGAATAAATACGAAAGCTGGCTTAAAGAATGGATTCTCGAAGATCACAAAGAGTGGAAATCAAACGTATATGGTCAATGTAAATCTTGGTTAGACAATGGATTGATGCCAAGAGCTATGACGCGCGATTTGGATTGGGGCGTGAAGGTTCCTGTGGAAGGAGCAGAAGGTAAGGTCTTATATGTATGGTTTGATGCGCCAATAGGATATATATCAGCAACTAAAGAGTGGGCGAAAGCAAAAGGCAAAGATTGGGAGCCATACTGGAAGAGTAATGATACCAAATTGGTACACTTTATTGGTAAGGATAATATTGTATTTCACTGCATTATCTTCCCCACAATTTTGAAGGCTGATGGAGACTTTATTCTACCTGATAATGTTCCGGCCAATGAATTTTTGAATTTGGAGGGTAATAAAATAAGCACCTCAAAAAATTGGGCTGTTTGGCTGCACGAATATTTAGAAGAATTTCCGGGTAAAGAAGATGTGCTGCGCTATGCATTATGCTCAAATGCTCCTGAAACTAAGGATAATGACTTTACATGGAAGGATTTTCAGGCAAGAAATAATAATGAACTAGTTGCGATACTCGGTAACTTCATTAATAGGGCTCTGGTTCTTACTCATAAATACTATAACGGTAAAATTCCTGAATGTGGAAAGCTGTTTGATATAGATGAAAATGTATTACAAGTATTAAAAGAAGCTCCTCAAAAGATTGAAAAGTCGATTAAAAATTTCCGATTCAGAGAAGCTATGGCTGAATTTATTGATGTAGCCAGAACGGGCAATAAATATTTGGCTGATACTGAACCTTGGAAACTGATAAAAGAAGATGAAGAGCGGGTAAAAACAATTATGAATATTGCGCTTCAGGTTGTAGCCAACCTTACCATAATTGGAGAGCCTTTTCTACCAAAATCCATGTTGAAACTTGGCAATATGCTAAACTTGGAGACACTTAAGTGGAATGAGGCTGGGAAAGCTGATATTTTAAAAAATGGTCATGAAATAAATAAGGCAGAGTTATTATTTGAAAAGATTGAGGACCAAGTGGTAGAGCAGCAAATACAAAAATTAGAAAACACTAAAAAACAAAACGAGATGGAAAATGCTCCGGCAAATCCTGCTAAAGAAGAAATAGTATTCGATGATTTTATGAAAATGGATCTGCGAGTAGGTACAATACTTGAAGCGGAATCTGTACCAAAATCTAAGAAACTATTAAAACTCAAAGTAGATACGGGCTTGGATAAACGAACAGTATTGAGCGGTATAGCGCAGCATTTTAGTCCTGAAGAGGTGGTTGGCAAGCAAGTGACAATTCTAATTAACCTTGCGCCACGCAAGATCATGGGAGAGGAGTCTCAGGGAATGATTCTGATGGCAGAAGATAAAGATGGTAAATTACAGTTTATGGAGCCATCAGGAAAAGTTGCGCCCGGCTCTCAGATTAGTTAG
- a CDS encoding ribose-phosphate pyrophosphokinase, translating into MSSVKIFSGHATKYLAEKIAQSYGKPLGEVTHQTFSDGEMCPYFSESVRGCDVFIIQSTFPPADNFMELLLLIDGAKRASAKYVTVVVPYFGYARQDRKDKPRVAIAAKLMANLLTAAGADRIMTCDLHADQIQGFFDIPLDHLDGTSIFIPYLRSLNLDNIMFASPDVGGVKRTRAFAKFFDAEMVVCDKHRKRANEVASMRLIGDVEGKDVIMVDDLIDTGGTMCKAAALLKEKGAASVRAVVTHGVLSGKAYENIENSVLEELVITDSLPLRGQSSKIKVLTIADLFAKAIRKIHDHESISSLFIQA; encoded by the coding sequence ATGTCATCGGTAAAAATATTTTCAGGCCACGCAACTAAGTATTTAGCTGAAAAGATTGCACAATCTTACGGTAAACCACTTGGTGAAGTGACTCATCAAACGTTTAGTGATGGTGAGATGTGCCCCTATTTTTCCGAGTCTGTAAGAGGCTGTGACGTATTTATTATTCAATCTACTTTCCCACCTGCTGACAACTTCATGGAGTTGTTGCTATTAATTGATGGGGCCAAAAGAGCAAGTGCCAAATATGTAACTGTGGTAGTTCCATATTTTGGTTATGCCAGACAAGATAGAAAAGATAAGCCTAGGGTTGCCATTGCTGCTAAGTTGATGGCAAATCTTTTAACAGCCGCAGGTGCAGACAGAATTATGACATGCGACCTTCATGCTGACCAAATTCAAGGATTTTTTGATATTCCGCTAGATCACCTTGACGGAACATCGATATTCATACCTTACCTAAGATCTCTGAACCTTGATAATATCATGTTTGCTTCTCCTGACGTAGGAGGTGTAAAAAGAACCAGAGCATTTGCTAAGTTCTTTGATGCGGAGATGGTAGTGTGCGATAAGCACAGAAAAAGAGCGAACGAAGTAGCATCTATGAGATTGATAGGAGATGTTGAAGGTAAAGATGTTATTATGGTAGACGACCTGATTGATACAGGTGGTACTATGTGTAAGGCTGCCGCGCTATTGAAAGAAAAAGGAGCTGCCTCCGTGAGAGCCGTTGTTACTCATGGTGTACTTTCCGGAAAAGCGTATGAAAACATTGAAAATTCTGTATTAGAAGAATTGGTGATAACGGATTCACTTCCATTGAGAGGTCAATCATCAAAAATTAAAGTATTAACTATAGCTGATCTTTTTGCAAAAGCAATAAGAAAGATTCATGATCACGAATCAATCAGCTCATTATTTATTCAAGCGTAA
- a CDS encoding alpha/beta hydrolase, producing MAGHIFKIDNHVLHYYRYGNGAKYMLAFHGFGLTGECFKPICEVLKKEYTIISFDLFYHGKSHWGTPDRKLTKKYWNKLLATFLKELDIDNFSILAFSLGGKFALATLEQFPKRVNEMMMLAPDGIQTQIWYNLATYPVAFQTYFKSMIVKPNRFFNILDLIKKMGLLDKGISKFAASQMNSIKKRRRVYYSWVVFKDLTFDLKKIAQLINENNIGFTMYLGAYDKIITKEGMKKLTSKLKTQETKVLDCGHNNLIDHTAAFLDQNR from the coding sequence ATGGCTGGGCATATATTTAAGATTGACAATCATGTTTTACATTATTACCGTTATGGCAATGGCGCTAAATATATGTTGGCATTTCATGGTTTTGGCTTAACGGGTGAATGCTTCAAGCCAATTTGTGAGGTTTTAAAAAAAGAATACACAATAATTAGCTTTGACCTTTTTTACCACGGCAAAAGCCATTGGGGCACACCTGATAGAAAGCTTACCAAGAAGTATTGGAATAAACTTTTAGCTACTTTTTTAAAAGAGTTAGATATTGATAACTTCTCAATACTTGCTTTTAGCCTTGGTGGTAAATTTGCTCTTGCCACACTTGAACAGTTTCCTAAACGAGTAAATGAAATGATGATGCTGGCTCCTGATGGCATTCAAACACAGATTTGGTATAATTTGGCTACCTACCCTGTTGCCTTCCAAACCTATTTCAAGAGTATGATTGTAAAACCAAATCGGTTTTTTAACATTCTCGATTTAATAAAAAAAATGGGTTTGTTAGATAAAGGAATATCCAAATTTGCCGCCAGCCAAATGAATTCGATAAAAAAAAGGCGCAGAGTATATTACTCCTGGGTAGTGTTTAAGGATTTAACATTCGATCTCAAAAAGATCGCTCAACTCATAAATGAAAATAATATTGGTTTTACCATGTACTTAGGCGCGTATGATAAGATCATAACAAAAGAGGGTATGAAGAAATTAACCTCCAAACTAAAAACACAGGAAACAAAAGTGTTAGATTGCGGCCATAATAACCTTATTGACCATACGGCTGCATTTTTAGATCAAAATCGTTAG
- the purL gene encoding phosphoribosylformylglycinamidine synthase, whose translation MIKFFRNRNHTVYAVGIKNDFSAEDLSKLVWLFGEAEPLKETTLNNQFVGPRKEMVTPWSTNAVEITQNMGISGIQRIEEFIPYNSEDEFDPMLQVLYKQLDQNIFTIDKAPEPVLEIDDIAAFNLKEGLALSEEEITYLNGVAEQLGRKLTDSEVFGFSQVNSEHCRHKIFNGTFIIDGKEQPLSLFKWIKKTSETHPNYIVSAYKDNVAFVKGPKAEQFAPKTQNKADFFETKEIDTVISLKAETHNFPTTVEPFNGAATGSGGEIRDRLAGGKGSLPLAGTAVYMTSYSRLEEGRNWEKGMPERKWLYQTPMDILIKASDGASDFGNKFGQPLICGSVLTFEHSENGKEYGYDKVIMQAGGIGFGKEKDAKKDTPEKGDRIVILGGDNYRIGMGGGAVSSVATGEFGNSIELNAIQRSNPEMQKRAMNAIRAMQESDVNPIVSIHDHGAGGHLNCLSELVEETGGSIDIKKLPVGDPTLSDKEIAGNESQERMGLVMKKKDIATLREVADRERSPMYDVGEVTGDHHFKFENKETGKNAIDWELSHMFGSSPKTILEDKSQNSGFSDVEYSISDIPTYIKEVLQLEAVACKDWLTNKVDRSVTGKVATQQTTGAIQLPLNNVAVMAIDYKGRKGVATSMGHAPISALVDPKAGSQLSIAESLTNLVWAPLSHGLKGVSLSANWMWPAKNEGENARLYEAVKSVSEFAIALGINIPTGKDSLSMTQKYPDGKTIYSPGTVIISTVAEVSDITKTISPNLKKTAGSELLYIDLSGSSFELGGSSFAQTRNKLGSKSPRIESADYFSKCFQSIQTLITQGQILSGHDISAGGMLTALLEMTFANVKGGLDINLNEIEESDLVKILFSEQPGLLIEIEKGSAAIDILKKDGIKYHLIGSTTENRQLEITKNADQLNFDINELRDVWYKTSHLLDRKQSGVKHADQRFENYKVQPLSYQFPNNFKGTLNNFGIDINRKGNSGIKGAIIREKGVNGDREMAWAMHLAGFDVKDIHMTDLISGREDLSDVNMIAFVGGFSNSDVLGSAKGWAGAFLYNEKAKIALEKFYARKDTLSLGVCNGCQLMMELGLLYPELSNHPKMHHNGSGKFESAFINVDIPKNNSVMLETLSNSKLGVWLAHGEGRFILPQNEDAYNIVSTYSYKSYPGNPNDSDYAAAAVCSKDGRHLAIMPHLERSIYPYNWPDYPSDRQDEVSPWIEAFVNARKWVEKNC comes from the coding sequence ATGATTAAATTTTTCCGCAATCGCAATCACACAGTTTACGCGGTAGGAATCAAAAACGACTTTTCAGCAGAAGATTTAAGTAAGCTAGTTTGGCTTTTTGGTGAAGCAGAGCCACTAAAAGAGACTACACTAAATAACCAGTTCGTAGGTCCCCGAAAGGAGATGGTTACTCCCTGGAGTACTAATGCTGTTGAGATTACCCAGAATATGGGTATTTCAGGTATCCAACGAATTGAAGAGTTTATCCCTTACAATTCAGAAGATGAGTTCGATCCTATGCTACAAGTATTATACAAGCAGTTGGATCAGAACATTTTCACAATAGACAAAGCACCAGAACCTGTTTTAGAAATTGACGACATAGCTGCATTCAATCTTAAAGAAGGTTTGGCACTGAGCGAAGAGGAGATTACATACCTGAATGGAGTAGCTGAACAATTAGGCAGAAAATTAACAGACTCTGAAGTATTCGGATTCTCTCAGGTAAATTCCGAGCATTGCAGACATAAAATATTCAACGGCACATTTATTATTGATGGTAAGGAACAACCTTTATCTCTATTTAAATGGATCAAGAAAACGTCCGAAACACATCCGAATTATATAGTATCGGCCTATAAGGATAATGTTGCTTTTGTAAAAGGACCAAAAGCTGAGCAATTCGCTCCTAAAACTCAAAACAAAGCCGATTTTTTCGAAACCAAAGAAATTGACACTGTCATCAGCTTAAAAGCTGAAACACATAACTTCCCTACTACTGTTGAGCCATTTAATGGTGCTGCCACTGGGTCGGGTGGGGAAATAAGAGATAGACTAGCGGGTGGCAAGGGTAGTTTGCCTTTAGCAGGCACTGCAGTTTATATGACTTCGTATTCCAGATTAGAAGAAGGAAGAAATTGGGAGAAAGGTATGCCAGAAAGAAAGTGGTTGTATCAAACTCCGATGGATATTCTTATCAAAGCTTCTGATGGAGCTTCTGATTTTGGAAATAAATTCGGTCAGCCATTAATCTGTGGTAGTGTATTAACGTTTGAGCATTCTGAGAATGGCAAAGAGTATGGCTATGATAAGGTAATTATGCAGGCTGGTGGTATAGGCTTTGGAAAAGAAAAAGATGCTAAAAAAGATACCCCTGAAAAAGGCGATAGAATAGTAATACTTGGTGGAGATAATTATCGCATTGGAATGGGCGGTGGTGCTGTGTCATCAGTGGCAACTGGCGAGTTTGGCAATAGTATCGAGTTAAATGCCATCCAGAGATCTAATCCTGAAATGCAAAAAAGAGCCATGAACGCAATTAGGGCTATGCAGGAAAGTGATGTGAATCCGATTGTTTCCATCCACGATCATGGTGCAGGTGGCCACTTAAATTGCCTTTCTGAGCTTGTTGAAGAAACAGGTGGTTCGATAGACATTAAAAAATTACCAGTAGGTGATCCTACTTTATCCGACAAGGAAATTGCAGGTAATGAATCACAAGAGCGTATGGGCCTTGTGATGAAGAAAAAAGATATAGCCACTTTAAGAGAAGTGGCCGACAGAGAACGCTCACCCATGTATGATGTAGGTGAAGTTACTGGCGATCATCACTTTAAGTTTGAAAATAAAGAAACCGGCAAAAATGCCATTGATTGGGAGTTGTCGCATATGTTTGGCTCTTCACCTAAAACTATTCTTGAAGATAAATCTCAGAATTCAGGATTTAGTGACGTTGAATACAGCATAAGTGACATTCCAACATACATTAAAGAAGTACTTCAGCTTGAAGCTGTGGCATGTAAAGATTGGTTAACTAACAAAGTAGACCGCTCTGTAACAGGAAAAGTAGCCACGCAACAAACTACGGGTGCCATTCAATTGCCACTAAATAATGTGGCTGTAATGGCCATTGATTACAAAGGAAGAAAAGGTGTAGCCACCTCCATGGGGCACGCACCAATTTCTGCTTTGGTAGACCCAAAAGCGGGCTCACAGCTTTCTATCGCTGAGTCTTTAACCAACCTGGTTTGGGCTCCCCTATCTCATGGGTTAAAAGGTGTCTCGCTAAGCGCCAACTGGATGTGGCCAGCAAAAAATGAAGGTGAAAATGCACGACTTTATGAAGCCGTGAAAAGTGTTAGTGAATTTGCGATAGCATTAGGAATTAATATTCCTACAGGTAAGGATTCACTTTCAATGACGCAAAAATACCCTGATGGTAAAACTATATATTCACCAGGCACGGTTATTATCAGCACAGTAGCAGAGGTAAGTGATATAACCAAAACCATCAGCCCCAACCTTAAAAAAACAGCGGGATCAGAATTGCTTTATATTGATCTTTCTGGGAGCTCATTTGAATTAGGTGGAAGTTCTTTCGCGCAAACAAGAAACAAGTTAGGCTCAAAATCACCGAGAATTGAAAGTGCAGACTATTTTTCTAAGTGTTTTCAATCGATTCAAACATTAATTACACAAGGCCAGATTCTGTCAGGTCATGATATTTCTGCAGGAGGAATGCTGACTGCATTACTTGAAATGACTTTTGCAAATGTAAAAGGCGGTCTAGATATCAATTTAAATGAAATTGAAGAAAGCGATTTAGTTAAGATTTTATTTAGCGAACAACCAGGTTTGCTTATCGAAATTGAAAAAGGATCAGCAGCTATTGATATACTCAAAAAAGATGGAATTAAGTATCATTTAATTGGCTCAACTACTGAAAATAGGCAGCTTGAGATTACAAAAAATGCTGATCAATTGAATTTTGATATTAATGAACTTCGCGATGTATGGTACAAAACCTCACATCTGCTCGATAGAAAACAAAGTGGTGTGAAGCATGCAGATCAACGCTTTGAAAATTACAAGGTGCAGCCGCTTTCGTACCAGTTTCCAAACAACTTTAAAGGAACTTTAAATAATTTTGGTATTGATATCAACAGAAAAGGAAATTCAGGAATAAAAGGTGCCATCATCCGCGAAAAAGGAGTAAATGGCGATAGAGAAATGGCCTGGGCAATGCATTTGGCTGGTTTCGATGTAAAAGACATTCATATGACTGATCTCATTTCAGGTAGAGAAGATTTATCTGATGTAAATATGATTGCTTTTGTTGGAGGATTCTCCAACTCAGATGTTCTTGGTTCTGCCAAAGGTTGGGCCGGTGCCTTTTTATACAATGAAAAAGCTAAAATAGCCTTAGAGAAATTTTATGCCAGAAAAGACACATTAAGTTTAGGAGTGTGCAACGGCTGCCAGTTAATGATGGAATTGGGTCTACTCTACCCTGAACTAAGCAATCACCCGAAAATGCATCATAATGGCTCTGGCAAGTTCGAGTCTGCCTTTATAAATGTAGATATTCCTAAAAACAACTCTGTAATGCTCGAAACACTTTCAAATAGCAAACTCGGTGTTTGGCTAGCTCATGGTGAAGGCAGATTTATATTACCTCAAAATGAAGATGCATACAATATAGTATCAACATATTCTTATAAGAGCTACCCAGGCAACCCCAATGATAGTGATTACGCAGCCGCTGCAGTTTGTTCAAAAGATGGCAGACATTTAGCTATTATGCCTCATTTAGAAAGATCAATATATCCTTACAATTGGCCTGATTATCCTTCTGATAGACAAGATGAAGTATCGCCTTGGATTGAAGCCTTTGTAAATGCCCGAAAATGGGTAGAGAAAAATTGTTAA
- a CDS encoding TolC family protein, protein MRQLLLIVFLFVSVAQGRAQDNGYTLQECIDYALTNNQNAKNAEFEKDIADAQVRETVARGLPQVNINSGLNYNYELQKSLLPATIFDPNANEGDEVQFAFGQAYDGNIALSARQLLFDGSFFVGLQAAKTYKELSTKDHIKTQIDVIEAVSKAYYNVLVNEERYELLEVNLGRLDTLLTETQAMYESGFAEKIDVSRIKVQHNNLKVQIDNTKQLLDLSRDLLKFQMGMKLTEQITLSDKLEEVEFTVIDKTEFDYNNRIEYSQLQTNLALVNLDMKNNRVQYLPALYANFSYGYNTQTGESNELFDGDRWLNFGTLGVTLSMPIFDGFLKSNRIQKNRIQAKQIEQSFDMLENSIDLEIRQAKIKLETAIDNMVAQKENTELAEEIYDVAKIKYQEGVGSNIEVTNADADYKEAQTNYYDALYSALVAKVELEKAYGQLNK, encoded by the coding sequence ATGAGACAGTTACTATTAATAGTATTTCTTTTTGTTTCTGTAGCTCAAGGACGGGCTCAGGATAATGGGTATACCTTGCAGGAATGCATTGATTATGCTCTAACGAATAATCAAAATGCCAAGAACGCAGAGTTTGAGAAGGATATAGCCGATGCGCAAGTTAGAGAAACTGTGGCGCGTGGTTTACCACAAGTGAATATTAACTCTGGATTGAATTATAACTACGAATTACAGAAGTCATTATTACCGGCAACAATATTTGACCCTAATGCTAATGAGGGCGATGAGGTTCAGTTTGCCTTTGGTCAGGCTTATGATGGTAATATTGCTTTAAGCGCACGCCAATTACTTTTTGATGGTTCATTTTTCGTGGGTCTGCAGGCTGCTAAAACTTATAAAGAGCTTTCAACAAAGGATCATATAAAGACCCAAATAGATGTTATTGAAGCTGTATCAAAAGCCTACTATAATGTGCTTGTGAATGAGGAGCGCTATGAATTACTTGAAGTTAACCTTGGAAGACTTGATACACTATTAACAGAAACACAAGCCATGTACGAAAGTGGCTTTGCTGAAAAGATTGATGTGAGCAGAATAAAAGTTCAGCATAACAACCTTAAAGTACAGATTGACAATACAAAACAACTTCTTGATCTAAGCAGAGATTTATTGAAGTTTCAGATGGGTATGAAATTGACTGAACAAATAACCTTGTCTGATAAGCTTGAAGAGGTTGAATTCACAGTGATTGATAAAACTGAATTTGATTATAATAATCGAATTGAATACTCACAATTACAAACCAATTTAGCCCTGGTTAACCTGGATATGAAGAATAACCGTGTTCAATATCTACCAGCACTTTACGCAAATTTCTCTTATGGCTATAATACGCAAACAGGTGAGTCAAACGAATTATTTGATGGCGACAGGTGGCTTAATTTTGGAACACTGGGTGTGACTTTAAGTATGCCAATATTTGATGGGTTTTTGAAAAGTAATAGAATCCAAAAAAATAGAATTCAGGCCAAACAAATTGAACAGTCATTTGATATGCTGGAAAACTCGATTGATCTGGAGATTCGTCAGGCTAAAATCAAACTTGAAACAGCCATTGATAACATGGTTGCTCAGAAAGAAAATACTGAATTAGCAGAAGAGATTTATGATGTAGCTAAAATAAAGTATCAGGAAGGTGTAGGTTCTAATATAGAAGTTACCAATGCTGATGCGGACTATAAAGAAGCTCAAACCAATTATTACGATGCCTTGTATTCTGCTTTGGTAGCCAAAGTGGAATTAGAAAAGGCTTACGGACAACTTAACAAATGA
- a CDS encoding TetR/AcrR family transcriptional regulator — protein MNIEEKIIAGAAELFHKYGIRSVSMDDIARHLSISKKTIYQYYKDKNEIVSLSLKLHMDMNKQEYDEVFKESENALEELSKVSKCMRKDFKDMNPSLLFDLQKYHPKAWEMWTKFKNEYIKNQVQTNLERGVKEGYYRKEINPEALARLRVEEVQLAFDETVYPKDQFNFKELQLLFFDHFVHGIVTPKGKELYDKYLQQALKAEN, from the coding sequence ATGAATATAGAAGAAAAAATTATTGCAGGGGCAGCAGAGTTATTCCATAAATATGGAATTAGGAGTGTATCAATGGATGACATTGCCAGACACTTATCAATTTCAAAGAAAACGATCTATCAATATTATAAAGATAAGAATGAGATTGTATCACTTTCTTTGAAACTGCATATGGATATGAATAAGCAGGAGTATGACGAGGTTTTTAAGGAAAGTGAAAATGCTCTGGAGGAATTATCAAAAGTTTCTAAGTGCATGCGAAAGGACTTTAAAGATATGAATCCTTCCCTGCTGTTTGATTTACAGAAGTATCATCCAAAGGCATGGGAGATGTGGACAAAATTTAAAAATGAGTACATAAAAAATCAGGTTCAGACTAATTTGGAGCGCGGTGTAAAGGAAGGGTATTACAGAAAAGAGATTAATCCAGAGGCACTGGCCAGATTGAGAGTTGAGGAAGTCCAATTAGCTTTTGATGAGACCGTTTACCCAAAAGATCAGTTCAACTTCAAAGAATTACAGTTACTATTTTTTGATCACTTTGTTCATGGAATTGTAACGCCCAAGGGAAAAGAACTCTACGATAAATATTTACAACAAGCACTAAAAGCAGAAAATTAA
- a CDS encoding 50S ribosomal protein L25/general stress protein Ctc: MKTVEIIGYNRANLGKSEAKRLRAEGYVPCVIYGGEEQVHFYAPAILFRELIYTDQAHFVHLNIEGREFEAILQDAQFHPVSEILLHVDFLQMFAGKTIKMNIPVHFEGNSPGVAKGGTLIKKRRHLAVKALPKDLPEFITVDLSKLDFGRALKVGEIEENNFEILDSKIASVAVVEIPRALRGKTDDEEEEEGVEEGAEGAEAPAAEGGEAPAEEGSES, encoded by the coding sequence ATGAAAACAGTTGAGATTATAGGGTATAACAGAGCAAATCTCGGCAAATCTGAAGCCAAGAGGCTTAGAGCTGAAGGCTACGTACCATGTGTAATTTATGGTGGAGAAGAGCAAGTTCATTTTTATGCGCCTGCAATTCTTTTTAGAGAATTGATTTACACAGATCAAGCACACTTTGTTCATTTGAACATTGAAGGAAGAGAGTTTGAAGCTATCCTTCAAGACGCACAATTTCACCCAGTAAGTGAAATTCTTTTACACGTTGACTTCTTGCAAATGTTTGCTGGAAAAACTATCAAAATGAACATCCCTGTTCACTTCGAAGGTAACTCTCCAGGAGTAGCAAAAGGTGGTACGTTAATTAAGAAAAGAAGACATTTGGCAGTTAAAGCACTTCCAAAAGACTTACCTGAATTTATTACAGTTGATCTATCTAAACTTGATTTTGGTAGAGCACTTAAAGTAGGTGAGATCGAAGAAAACAACTTCGAAATCTTAGATTCAAAAATTGCCTCTGTAGCTGTGGTTGAAATACCTAGAGCTCTTAGAGGTAAGACTGACGATGAAGAGGAAGAAGAAGGAGTTGAAGAAGGTGCAGAAGGTGCTGAGGCTCCTGCAGCTGAAGGAGGAGAAGCTCCAGCAGAAGAGGGAAGCGAATCATAA
- the pth gene encoding aminoacyl-tRNA hydrolase, whose amino-acid sequence MKYLIVGLGNIGAEYELTRHNIGFLVLDKLADDHDESFKTERYASTCLIKHKGRQLHLIKPTTYMNLSGKAVNYWMNELKISKENILVIVDDIALPFGSLRMRGKGSSAGHNGLKNIEDLTGGQDYARLKFGIGNNFHKGHQVDYVLSNFKNEEFKALPQYIDKANDMILSFSTAGLARTMTQFND is encoded by the coding sequence ATGAAATATTTAATTGTCGGACTGGGAAATATTGGTGCAGAGTATGAGCTAACAAGGCATAATATTGGCTTTTTAGTACTCGATAAGTTGGCTGATGACCATGATGAATCGTTTAAAACAGAACGCTACGCCAGCACGTGTTTAATAAAGCATAAAGGACGGCAGCTGCACTTGATTAAGCCAACAACCTACATGAACCTAAGTGGCAAAGCCGTTAACTATTGGATGAATGAGCTAAAGATTTCGAAAGAAAATATTTTGGTGATTGTAGATGATATTGCACTACCTTTTGGCAGTCTGAGAATGCGAGGTAAAGGCAGCTCTGCAGGACATAACGGCTTAAAGAATATTGAAGATTTAACTGGTGGACAAGATTACGCCCGCCTGAAGTTTGGCATCGGCAATAATTTCCATAAAGGTCATCAGGTGGATTATGTGCTAAGCAACTTTAAAAATGAAGAGTTTAAAGCCTTGCCACAATATATCGACAAGGCTAATGATATGATTCTCTCTTTCAGTACAGCTGGTTTAGCGCGCACAATGACACAGTTTAACGACTAA